From a region of the Gossypium raimondii isolate GPD5lz chromosome 10, ASM2569854v1, whole genome shotgun sequence genome:
- the LOC105777218 gene encoding receptor-like protein 13 isoform X3: protein MGSLWTRVIVVIMISVLVLEEAKRSNGCWDEERTALLHLKSFFNLKMMEEGPDCCEWKWGWVECNVTTRRVTGIYLNVAKNYFSYKLNTSYLFNASIFLPFEDLRTLDLSYIGFAGSVENQGIEKLSKLRHLQNLSLAGNDLFTGSNLTDEIKLLSRMSSLEILDLSRTNMTNNYLSYLGGFSSLRSLTLQGNYLQGTVEIEDFYNLKKLDLSQNGIETLQSSYGSGRLINLQEIDLSYNLFDNNILAELGGCLNLKCLNLRGNRLIGSIDVKEFCGWSNLESLDVSQNWVNQFVSSKEKRCFKKLKFLYLEALSTNGNTTLVSLLEAFPSVKTLFLRDNYFLNNTEVNQQLHVLRNVENLILDFTPLPFNFLQSIGILTSLKTLSLYGCGLTGTLPTQGWCYLKSLEELSLRRNALGGEITSCLGNLTSLRYLDIAGNYFTGIVADTPLTNLSMLQFLSLSFNQFHVPLSFKSFANHSNLKVLLARGNKFVAEPATSQTWSPKSKFQLKVFDMSSCEIDEDGKLQLPNFLYYQYDLRYIDLSYCSYGGIGFPHWLVENNTRLEDLLLIDTSIVGPLFLPSHPNPYLKTFVLSYNHLQHEIPRNFCSIFPNLETLWLSENALKSTIPVCLGGMQQLIYLDMSVNNLSGGIPKELAMSRSLVFLDLSVNTLSGKIFPPIYYFFNSLAVVLLRGNKFEGEIPDFSTISSTNLYMLDVGFNNLSGKLPKWLWKNTNIERLDLSRNHFEGSIPMEFCNLVDLLFLDLSENHLSGTIPSCSNLQKIGYVHLRKNKLSGPLSPAFNGSSLVTLDLSENSLTGEIPDWVGMLPNLSILLLKANQFDGELPVHFCRLYALSILDVSRNKLSGSRFTIYDQISNKGTIPPGMGNLSEIRGLNLSHNNLTGAIPSTFSKLKQIESLDLSYNNLTGRIPSELTEMTALAVFSVAHNNLSGPLPNRKNQFGTFEENSYKGNPLLCGPPLNKSCSEGTPSASSSEEEHGPVDMGYFYISFAVSYGIIFLATVAVLYINPYWRRAWFKFVEDCSTACYFFIVDRLGRLPCFRRNM from the exons ATGGGATCACTATGGACAAGGGTGATAGTAGTTATAATGATAAGTGTTTTGGTTTTAGAAGAAGCAAAGCGGAGTAATGGGTGTTGGGATGAAGAACGTACAGCACTCTTGCATCTTAAATCTTTcttcaatttgaaaatgatgGAAGAGGGTCCAGATTGCTGCGAATGGAAATGGGGATGGGTTGAATGCAATGTCACCACCAGACGAGTCACTGGAATCTACCTAAACGTCGCAAAGAATTACTTCAGTTATAAACTGAATACTTCTTATCTCTTTAATGCATCTATCTTTCTTCCCTTTGAAGATTTGAGGACTCTTGATCTCAGTTATATTGGATTCGCTGGTTCTGTTGAGAATCAAG GTATTGAAAAGCTATCCAAGTTGAGACATCTGCAGAATCTAAGTTTAGCAGGAAATGATCTTTTTACGGGTTCAAACCTTACTGATG AAATTAAGTTGCTTTCAAGGATGAGTAGTTTGGAAATTCTTGATCTAAGTAGAACCAACATGACCAACAATTACTTGTCCTATTTGGGTGGCTTTTCATCTTTAAGAAGTTTAACTCTCCAGGGAAATTATTTACAAGGAACAGTTGAAATTGAAG ACTTTTATAATCTGAAGAAGCTGGATTTAAGTCAAAATGGAATCGAGACCCTCCAGTCTTCTTACG GCAGTGGCAGGTTGATCAATTTACAAGAAATTGATTTGAGTTATAATCTCTTCGATAATAATATATTGGCGGAACTTGGTGGATGCTTAAATTTGAAGTGTTTAAATTTAAGGGGGAATCGACTAATTGGATCAATAGATGTTAAAG AGTTTTGTGGTTGGAGCAATTTGGAGAGTCTAGACGTGAGCCAAAATTGGGTGAACCAATTTGTGAGTTCTAAAG AAAAGAGATGTTTCAAGAAGTTAAAATTCCTTTATTTAGAGGCTCTTTCAACCAACGGAAACACCACACTTGTATCACTCCTTGAGGCGTTTCCATCTGTTAAGACCTTGTTTTTAAGGGataattatttcttaaacaACACAGAGGTTAATCAAC AGTTGCATGTGTTGAGAAATGTGGAGAACTTAATCCTGGATTTTACTCCTCTGCCCTTCAACTTCTTGCAAAGCATTGGCATCTTGACTTCTCTCAAAACCTTGTCTTTGTATGGTTGTGGTTTGACCGGCACTTTACCCACTCAAG gttGGTGCTACCTAAAGAGTCTTGAAGAACTTAGTTTGAGAAGAAATGCTCTAGGAGGTGAAATTACTTCATGTTTGGGTAACTTGACATCTCTTCGGTACTTGGACATAGCCGGTAATTACTTCACTGGAATTGTTGCCGACACTCCCCTCACAAATCTCTCAATGCTTCAGTTTCTCTCcctttcatttaatcaatttcatGTTCCACTGTCATTCAAGTCCTTTGCAAACCACTCGAATCTTAAAGTCCTCTTAGCCAGAGGAAACAAGTTTGTTGCAGAACCAGCAACTTCCCAAACTTGGTCTCCAAAGTCCAAATTTCAACTTAAGGTCTTTGATATGTCGTCCTGCGAAATAGATGAAGACGGGAAACTACAACTTCCTAACTTCCTCTATTACCAATATGACTTGAGATACATAGATCTTTCTTATTGTAGTTATGGTGGAATAGGGTTCCCACATTGGTTGGTAGAGAACAATACCAGATTAGAAGATCTGCTCTTGATTGATACTTCAATCGTCGGTCCACTTTTCTTACCATCCCACCCTAATCCTTACTTGAAGACATTTGTTCTATCCTATAATCACCTGCAACACGAAATTCCCAGGAACTTTTGTTCTATTTTCCCAAATTTGGAGACCTTATGGCTAAGTGAAAATGCCCTCAAAAGTACTATTCCTGTTTGTTTGGGAGGGATGCAACAATTGATATATTTAGACATGTCTGTTAATAATCTTTCTGGAGGAATACCGAAAGAGTTGGCAATGAGTAGGTCATTGGTGTTTCTTGATCTTTCAGTTAACACATTGAGTGGCAAAATATTTCCtccaatttattatttctttaattcattGGCAGTGGTATTATTGAGAGGAAACAAGTTTGAGGGAGAGATTCCTGATTTTTCAACCATTAGCTCTACAAATCTCTACATGTTGGATGTAGGTTTTAACAATTTGTCAGGAAAGCTTCCAAAATGGTTATGGAAAAACACAAATATAGAGAGATTGGATCTGTCCAGAAACCATTTCGAGGGGTCCATTCCTATGGAATTCTGCAATTTGGTTGATCTTCTATTCTTGGACCTTTCTGAAAATCATCTATCTGGTACAATTCCATCTTGCTCCAATCTACAGAAGATAGGGTATGTgcatttgagaaaaaataagcTAAGTGGACCACTGTCACCTGCCTTTAATGGGAGTTCTTTGGTAACATTAGACCTGAGTGAAAACAGCTTAACTGGAGAAATTCCTGATTGGGTTGGCATGTTACCGAATTTGAGCATTCTTCTTCTAAAAGCTAATCAGTTCGATGGAGAATTACCTGTCCACTTTTGCAGACTGTATGCACTAAGCATCTTGGACGTCTCTCGGAATAAACTTTCTG GTAGTAGATTCACAATATATGATCAGATAAGCAATAAAG GGACAATCCCACCTGGAATGGGGAATTTGAGTGAAATCCGAGGACTAAACTTGTCGCACAACAACTTAACTGGAGCCATCCCTTCAACTTTCTCAAAACTCAAGCAGATTGAGAGTTTGGACCTTTCTTACAACAACTTAACTGGTAGGATCCCCTCTGAACTGACTGAGATGACTGCTTTGGCGGTATTTTCTGTCGCACACAACAACTTGTCAGGGCCTCTCCCCAATAGGAAAAATCAATTTGGGACATTCGAGGAGAACAGTTACAAGGGAAACCCTCTTCTTTGCGGACCTCCATTGAACAAGAGTTGTAGTGAAGGTACTCCAAGTGCTTCATCTAGCGAAGAAGAACATGGTCCAGTAGACATGGGTTATTTCTATATCAGCTTTGCAGTTTCCTATGGAATTATATTCTTGGCAACTGTCGCTGTACTCTACATAAACCCATACTGGAGACGAGCATGGTTTAAGTTTGTTGAAGACTGCAGCACCGCATGTTATTTCTTCATCGTGGATAGGCTTGGTCGTTTGCCCTGCTTCAGAAGAAACATGTAG
- the LOC105777218 gene encoding receptor-like protein 15 isoform X1, whose protein sequence is MGSLWTRVIVVIMISVLVLEEAKRSNGCWDEERTALLHLKSFFNLKMMEEGPDCCEWKWGWVECNVTTRRVTGIYLNVAKNYFSYKLNTSYLFNASIFLPFEDLRTLDLSYIGFAGSVENQGIEKLSKLRHLQNLSLAGNDLFTGSNLTDEIKLLSRMSSLEILDLSRTNMTNNYLSYLGGFSSLRSLTLQGNYLQGTVEIEDFYNLKKLDLSQNGIETLQSSYGSGRLINLQEIDLSYNLFDNNILAELGGCLNLKCLNLRGNRLIGSIDVKEFCGWSNLESLDVSQNWVNQFVSSKEKRCFKKLKFLYLEALSTNGNTTLVSLLEAFPSVKTLFLRDNYFLNNTEVNQQLHVLRNVENLILDFTPLPFNFLQSIGILTSLKTLSLYGCGLTGTLPTQGWCYLKSLEELSLRRNALGGEITSCLGNLTSLRYLDIAGNYFTGIVADTPLTNLSMLQFLSLSFNQFHVPLSFKSFANHSNLKVLLARGNKFVAEPATSQTWSPKSKFQLKVFDMSSCEIDEDGKLQLPNFLYYQYDLRYIDLSYCSYGGIGFPHWLVENNTRLEDLLLIDTSIVGPLFLPSHPNPYLKTFVLSYNHLQHEIPRNFCSIFPNLETLWLSENALKSTIPVCLGGMQQLIYLDMSVNNLSGGIPKELAMSRSLVFLDLSVNTLSGKIFPPIYYFFNSLAVVLLRGNKFEGEIPDFSTISSTNLYMLDVGFNNLSGKLPKWLWKNTNIERLDLSRNHFEGSIPMEFCNLVDLLFLDLSENHLSGTIPSCSNLQKIGYVHLRKNKLSGPLSPAFNGSSLVTLDLSENSLTGEIPDWVGMLPNLSILLLKANQFDGELPVHFCRLYALSILDVSRNKLSGRIPSCLSNLTLILGTKRDTSHPFNNIIMYSAFRNVLAGSRFTIYDQISNKGYYYDELPSSRSYFLKYGAEFIEFPTKYRVYTYQGKILDLFFAIDLSCNQLTGTIPPGMGNLSEIRGLNLSHNNLTGAIPSTFSKLKQIESLDLSYNNLTGRIPSELTEMTALAVFSVAHNNLSGPLPNRKNQFGTFEENSYKGNPLLCGPPLNKSCSEGTPSASSSEEEHGPVDMGYFYISFAVSYGIIFLATVAVLYINPYWRRAWFKFVEDCSTACYFFIVDRLGRLPCFRRNM, encoded by the exons ATGGGATCACTATGGACAAGGGTGATAGTAGTTATAATGATAAGTGTTTTGGTTTTAGAAGAAGCAAAGCGGAGTAATGGGTGTTGGGATGAAGAACGTACAGCACTCTTGCATCTTAAATCTTTcttcaatttgaaaatgatgGAAGAGGGTCCAGATTGCTGCGAATGGAAATGGGGATGGGTTGAATGCAATGTCACCACCAGACGAGTCACTGGAATCTACCTAAACGTCGCAAAGAATTACTTCAGTTATAAACTGAATACTTCTTATCTCTTTAATGCATCTATCTTTCTTCCCTTTGAAGATTTGAGGACTCTTGATCTCAGTTATATTGGATTCGCTGGTTCTGTTGAGAATCAAG GTATTGAAAAGCTATCCAAGTTGAGACATCTGCAGAATCTAAGTTTAGCAGGAAATGATCTTTTTACGGGTTCAAACCTTACTGATG AAATTAAGTTGCTTTCAAGGATGAGTAGTTTGGAAATTCTTGATCTAAGTAGAACCAACATGACCAACAATTACTTGTCCTATTTGGGTGGCTTTTCATCTTTAAGAAGTTTAACTCTCCAGGGAAATTATTTACAAGGAACAGTTGAAATTGAAG ACTTTTATAATCTGAAGAAGCTGGATTTAAGTCAAAATGGAATCGAGACCCTCCAGTCTTCTTACG GCAGTGGCAGGTTGATCAATTTACAAGAAATTGATTTGAGTTATAATCTCTTCGATAATAATATATTGGCGGAACTTGGTGGATGCTTAAATTTGAAGTGTTTAAATTTAAGGGGGAATCGACTAATTGGATCAATAGATGTTAAAG AGTTTTGTGGTTGGAGCAATTTGGAGAGTCTAGACGTGAGCCAAAATTGGGTGAACCAATTTGTGAGTTCTAAAG AAAAGAGATGTTTCAAGAAGTTAAAATTCCTTTATTTAGAGGCTCTTTCAACCAACGGAAACACCACACTTGTATCACTCCTTGAGGCGTTTCCATCTGTTAAGACCTTGTTTTTAAGGGataattatttcttaaacaACACAGAGGTTAATCAAC AGTTGCATGTGTTGAGAAATGTGGAGAACTTAATCCTGGATTTTACTCCTCTGCCCTTCAACTTCTTGCAAAGCATTGGCATCTTGACTTCTCTCAAAACCTTGTCTTTGTATGGTTGTGGTTTGACCGGCACTTTACCCACTCAAG gttGGTGCTACCTAAAGAGTCTTGAAGAACTTAGTTTGAGAAGAAATGCTCTAGGAGGTGAAATTACTTCATGTTTGGGTAACTTGACATCTCTTCGGTACTTGGACATAGCCGGTAATTACTTCACTGGAATTGTTGCCGACACTCCCCTCACAAATCTCTCAATGCTTCAGTTTCTCTCcctttcatttaatcaatttcatGTTCCACTGTCATTCAAGTCCTTTGCAAACCACTCGAATCTTAAAGTCCTCTTAGCCAGAGGAAACAAGTTTGTTGCAGAACCAGCAACTTCCCAAACTTGGTCTCCAAAGTCCAAATTTCAACTTAAGGTCTTTGATATGTCGTCCTGCGAAATAGATGAAGACGGGAAACTACAACTTCCTAACTTCCTCTATTACCAATATGACTTGAGATACATAGATCTTTCTTATTGTAGTTATGGTGGAATAGGGTTCCCACATTGGTTGGTAGAGAACAATACCAGATTAGAAGATCTGCTCTTGATTGATACTTCAATCGTCGGTCCACTTTTCTTACCATCCCACCCTAATCCTTACTTGAAGACATTTGTTCTATCCTATAATCACCTGCAACACGAAATTCCCAGGAACTTTTGTTCTATTTTCCCAAATTTGGAGACCTTATGGCTAAGTGAAAATGCCCTCAAAAGTACTATTCCTGTTTGTTTGGGAGGGATGCAACAATTGATATATTTAGACATGTCTGTTAATAATCTTTCTGGAGGAATACCGAAAGAGTTGGCAATGAGTAGGTCATTGGTGTTTCTTGATCTTTCAGTTAACACATTGAGTGGCAAAATATTTCCtccaatttattatttctttaattcattGGCAGTGGTATTATTGAGAGGAAACAAGTTTGAGGGAGAGATTCCTGATTTTTCAACCATTAGCTCTACAAATCTCTACATGTTGGATGTAGGTTTTAACAATTTGTCAGGAAAGCTTCCAAAATGGTTATGGAAAAACACAAATATAGAGAGATTGGATCTGTCCAGAAACCATTTCGAGGGGTCCATTCCTATGGAATTCTGCAATTTGGTTGATCTTCTATTCTTGGACCTTTCTGAAAATCATCTATCTGGTACAATTCCATCTTGCTCCAATCTACAGAAGATAGGGTATGTgcatttgagaaaaaataagcTAAGTGGACCACTGTCACCTGCCTTTAATGGGAGTTCTTTGGTAACATTAGACCTGAGTGAAAACAGCTTAACTGGAGAAATTCCTGATTGGGTTGGCATGTTACCGAATTTGAGCATTCTTCTTCTAAAAGCTAATCAGTTCGATGGAGAATTACCTGTCCACTTTTGCAGACTGTATGCACTAAGCATCTTGGACGTCTCTCGGAATAAACTTTCTGGTCGTATACCGTCATGTTTGAGTAATTTAACTCTTATTCTAGGGACTAAAAGGGATACTAGCCATccattcaataatataattatgtattCTGCTTTTCGCAATGTATTGGCAGGTAGTAGATTCACAATATATGATCAGATAAGCAATAAAGGTTATTACTATGATGAACTTCCAAGTTCACGTTCATATTTTCTTAAGTATGGAGCAGAATTTATAGAGTTTCCAACAAAGTACCGAGTATACACTTACCAAGGTAAAATTCTTGACTTGTTCTTTGCAATTGATCTCTCTTGCAACCAACTCACAGGGACAATCCCACCTGGAATGGGGAATTTGAGTGAAATCCGAGGACTAAACTTGTCGCACAACAACTTAACTGGAGCCATCCCTTCAACTTTCTCAAAACTCAAGCAGATTGAGAGTTTGGACCTTTCTTACAACAACTTAACTGGTAGGATCCCCTCTGAACTGACTGAGATGACTGCTTTGGCGGTATTTTCTGTCGCACACAACAACTTGTCAGGGCCTCTCCCCAATAGGAAAAATCAATTTGGGACATTCGAGGAGAACAGTTACAAGGGAAACCCTCTTCTTTGCGGACCTCCATTGAACAAGAGTTGTAGTGAAGGTACTCCAAGTGCTTCATCTAGCGAAGAAGAACATGGTCCAGTAGACATGGGTTATTTCTATATCAGCTTTGCAGTTTCCTATGGAATTATATTCTTGGCAACTGTCGCTGTACTCTACATAAACCCATACTGGAGACGAGCATGGTTTAAGTTTGTTGAAGACTGCAGCACCGCATGTTATTTCTTCATCGTGGATAGGCTTGGTCGTTTGCCCTGCTTCAGAAGAAACATGTAG
- the LOC105777218 gene encoding receptor-like protein 15 isoform X2: MGSLWTRVIVVIMISVLVLEEAKRSNGCWDEERTALLHLKSFFNLKMMEEGPDCCEWKWGWVECNVTTRRVTGIYLNVAKNYFSYKLNTSYLFNASIFLPFEDLRTLDLSYIGFAGSVENQGIEKLSKLRHLQNLSLAGNDLFTGSNLTDEIKLLSRMSSLEILDLSRTNMTNNYLSYLGGFSSLRSLTLQGNYLQGTVEIEDFYNLKKLDLSQNGIETLQSSYGSGRLINLQEIDLSYNLFDNNILAELGGCLNLKCLNLRGNRLIGSIDVKEFCGWSNLESLDVSQNWVNQFVSSKEKRCFKKLKFLYLEALSTNGNTTLVSLLEAFPSVKTLFLRDNYFLNNTEVNQQLHVLRNVENLILDFTPLPFNFLQSIGILTSLKTLSLYGCGLTGTLPTQGWCYLKSLEELSLRRNALGGEITSCLGNLTSLRYLDIAGNYFTGIVADTPLTNLSMLQFLSLSFNQFHVPLSFKSFANHSNLKVLLARGNKFVAEPATSQTWSPKSKFQLKVFDMSSCEIDEDGKLQLPNFLYYQYDLRYIDLSYCSYGGIGFPHWLVENNTRLEDLLLIDTSIVGPLFLPSHPNPYLKTFVLSYNHLQHEIPRNFCSIFPNLETLWLSENALKSTIPVCLGGMQQLIYLDMSVNNLSGGIPKELAMSRSLVFLDLSVNTLSGKIFPPIYYFFNSLAVVLLRGNKFEGEIPDFSTISSTNLYMLDVGFNNLSGKLPKWLWKNTNIERLDLSRNHFEGSIPMEFCNLVDLLFLDLSENHLSGTIPSCSNLQKIGYVHLRKNKLSGPLSPAFNGSSLVTLDLSENSLTGEIPDWVGMLPNLSILLLKANQFDGELPVHFCRLYALSILDVSRNKLSGSRFTIYDQISNKGYYYDELPSSRSYFLKYGAEFIEFPTKYRVYTYQGKILDLFFAIDLSCNQLTGTIPPGMGNLSEIRGLNLSHNNLTGAIPSTFSKLKQIESLDLSYNNLTGRIPSELTEMTALAVFSVAHNNLSGPLPNRKNQFGTFEENSYKGNPLLCGPPLNKSCSEGTPSASSSEEEHGPVDMGYFYISFAVSYGIIFLATVAVLYINPYWRRAWFKFVEDCSTACYFFIVDRLGRLPCFRRNM; this comes from the exons ATGGGATCACTATGGACAAGGGTGATAGTAGTTATAATGATAAGTGTTTTGGTTTTAGAAGAAGCAAAGCGGAGTAATGGGTGTTGGGATGAAGAACGTACAGCACTCTTGCATCTTAAATCTTTcttcaatttgaaaatgatgGAAGAGGGTCCAGATTGCTGCGAATGGAAATGGGGATGGGTTGAATGCAATGTCACCACCAGACGAGTCACTGGAATCTACCTAAACGTCGCAAAGAATTACTTCAGTTATAAACTGAATACTTCTTATCTCTTTAATGCATCTATCTTTCTTCCCTTTGAAGATTTGAGGACTCTTGATCTCAGTTATATTGGATTCGCTGGTTCTGTTGAGAATCAAG GTATTGAAAAGCTATCCAAGTTGAGACATCTGCAGAATCTAAGTTTAGCAGGAAATGATCTTTTTACGGGTTCAAACCTTACTGATG AAATTAAGTTGCTTTCAAGGATGAGTAGTTTGGAAATTCTTGATCTAAGTAGAACCAACATGACCAACAATTACTTGTCCTATTTGGGTGGCTTTTCATCTTTAAGAAGTTTAACTCTCCAGGGAAATTATTTACAAGGAACAGTTGAAATTGAAG ACTTTTATAATCTGAAGAAGCTGGATTTAAGTCAAAATGGAATCGAGACCCTCCAGTCTTCTTACG GCAGTGGCAGGTTGATCAATTTACAAGAAATTGATTTGAGTTATAATCTCTTCGATAATAATATATTGGCGGAACTTGGTGGATGCTTAAATTTGAAGTGTTTAAATTTAAGGGGGAATCGACTAATTGGATCAATAGATGTTAAAG AGTTTTGTGGTTGGAGCAATTTGGAGAGTCTAGACGTGAGCCAAAATTGGGTGAACCAATTTGTGAGTTCTAAAG AAAAGAGATGTTTCAAGAAGTTAAAATTCCTTTATTTAGAGGCTCTTTCAACCAACGGAAACACCACACTTGTATCACTCCTTGAGGCGTTTCCATCTGTTAAGACCTTGTTTTTAAGGGataattatttcttaaacaACACAGAGGTTAATCAAC AGTTGCATGTGTTGAGAAATGTGGAGAACTTAATCCTGGATTTTACTCCTCTGCCCTTCAACTTCTTGCAAAGCATTGGCATCTTGACTTCTCTCAAAACCTTGTCTTTGTATGGTTGTGGTTTGACCGGCACTTTACCCACTCAAG gttGGTGCTACCTAAAGAGTCTTGAAGAACTTAGTTTGAGAAGAAATGCTCTAGGAGGTGAAATTACTTCATGTTTGGGTAACTTGACATCTCTTCGGTACTTGGACATAGCCGGTAATTACTTCACTGGAATTGTTGCCGACACTCCCCTCACAAATCTCTCAATGCTTCAGTTTCTCTCcctttcatttaatcaatttcatGTTCCACTGTCATTCAAGTCCTTTGCAAACCACTCGAATCTTAAAGTCCTCTTAGCCAGAGGAAACAAGTTTGTTGCAGAACCAGCAACTTCCCAAACTTGGTCTCCAAAGTCCAAATTTCAACTTAAGGTCTTTGATATGTCGTCCTGCGAAATAGATGAAGACGGGAAACTACAACTTCCTAACTTCCTCTATTACCAATATGACTTGAGATACATAGATCTTTCTTATTGTAGTTATGGTGGAATAGGGTTCCCACATTGGTTGGTAGAGAACAATACCAGATTAGAAGATCTGCTCTTGATTGATACTTCAATCGTCGGTCCACTTTTCTTACCATCCCACCCTAATCCTTACTTGAAGACATTTGTTCTATCCTATAATCACCTGCAACACGAAATTCCCAGGAACTTTTGTTCTATTTTCCCAAATTTGGAGACCTTATGGCTAAGTGAAAATGCCCTCAAAAGTACTATTCCTGTTTGTTTGGGAGGGATGCAACAATTGATATATTTAGACATGTCTGTTAATAATCTTTCTGGAGGAATACCGAAAGAGTTGGCAATGAGTAGGTCATTGGTGTTTCTTGATCTTTCAGTTAACACATTGAGTGGCAAAATATTTCCtccaatttattatttctttaattcattGGCAGTGGTATTATTGAGAGGAAACAAGTTTGAGGGAGAGATTCCTGATTTTTCAACCATTAGCTCTACAAATCTCTACATGTTGGATGTAGGTTTTAACAATTTGTCAGGAAAGCTTCCAAAATGGTTATGGAAAAACACAAATATAGAGAGATTGGATCTGTCCAGAAACCATTTCGAGGGGTCCATTCCTATGGAATTCTGCAATTTGGTTGATCTTCTATTCTTGGACCTTTCTGAAAATCATCTATCTGGTACAATTCCATCTTGCTCCAATCTACAGAAGATAGGGTATGTgcatttgagaaaaaataagcTAAGTGGACCACTGTCACCTGCCTTTAATGGGAGTTCTTTGGTAACATTAGACCTGAGTGAAAACAGCTTAACTGGAGAAATTCCTGATTGGGTTGGCATGTTACCGAATTTGAGCATTCTTCTTCTAAAAGCTAATCAGTTCGATGGAGAATTACCTGTCCACTTTTGCAGACTGTATGCACTAAGCATCTTGGACGTCTCTCGGAATAAACTTTCTG GTAGTAGATTCACAATATATGATCAGATAAGCAATAAAGGTTATTACTATGATGAACTTCCAAGTTCACGTTCATATTTTCTTAAGTATGGAGCAGAATTTATAGAGTTTCCAACAAAGTACCGAGTATACACTTACCAAGGTAAAATTCTTGACTTGTTCTTTGCAATTGATCTCTCTTGCAACCAACTCACAGGGACAATCCCACCTGGAATGGGGAATTTGAGTGAAATCCGAGGACTAAACTTGTCGCACAACAACTTAACTGGAGCCATCCCTTCAACTTTCTCAAAACTCAAGCAGATTGAGAGTTTGGACCTTTCTTACAACAACTTAACTGGTAGGATCCCCTCTGAACTGACTGAGATGACTGCTTTGGCGGTATTTTCTGTCGCACACAACAACTTGTCAGGGCCTCTCCCCAATAGGAAAAATCAATTTGGGACATTCGAGGAGAACAGTTACAAGGGAAACCCTCTTCTTTGCGGACCTCCATTGAACAAGAGTTGTAGTGAAGGTACTCCAAGTGCTTCATCTAGCGAAGAAGAACATGGTCCAGTAGACATGGGTTATTTCTATATCAGCTTTGCAGTTTCCTATGGAATTATATTCTTGGCAACTGTCGCTGTACTCTACATAAACCCATACTGGAGACGAGCATGGTTTAAGTTTGTTGAAGACTGCAGCACCGCATGTTATTTCTTCATCGTGGATAGGCTTGGTCGTTTGCCCTGCTTCAGAAGAAACATGTAG